One Clavelina lepadiformis chromosome 1, kaClaLepa1.1, whole genome shotgun sequence genomic region harbors:
- the LOC143472380 gene encoding atlastin-like isoform X2 — protein sequence MADQVINLVNDAKGENGQTTIDIDALEQVFLGEHAIDNRVAIYSITGPFGSGKSFFLNLFHHYLHDHGLCQTPGHNHELLDRNSLQNVFQTGDGEVASCTKGIYVSKEPHLLEDGEGHQIALFLMDTQGMFDFEDSTSHSSLIVGYSLILSSLQFFNVPGKIDKSHIEFLCGFSEFAQSLQAESGGPPYQHLDFLIRDYEKDTYPLGINGGQKYIEDILDNSNERSKEFKALQNYLTKFNNKVTGFILPPPGLPVKKYKGNHDPCNVGEIEDIFMEKTTELFQHFCSPNNIMTKQIEGEVVNGRMINDFASKIAEKIKDGEVQLAKGYVEGVHHMKMLDLALQLENYYWKEMCSHVKRHQLKNKKQQEISENNFDKEHKDLAEKVLVDYDETAKPGDEEFQQEWRNNVKDVLQQLYEMLKEKISAENEFMKIFAEFSKQLQKGVQLKGNEALKKAGKTAMKKALENIETSKKIPPWCKRELQEKLNEQVQWLCKYVKTKNKTNRIIFGLALGTLLTGAVAAGIGAVAVGVAGTANAAFAGPTLITVVAASNENLSENMKKLYSSIKHVFAKDVGYNLFDDMLDLEPAADDGGSETAFSVSLNIGGNRILFSPTQ from the exons ATGGCAG ATCAAGTGATAAACCTTGTAAACGATGCGAAAGGAGAGAATGGACAAACAACAATCGACATCGATGCCTTGGAACAAGTTTTTCTCGGCGAGCATGCGATTGACAATCGGGTCGCAATTTACTCAATCACTGGGCCTTTCGGTTCAGGCAAGTCATTCTTTTTGAACCTGTTTCATCACTATCTTCATGATCACGGCTTGTGTCAG ACTCCTGGACACAATCATGAGTTGCTTGATAGAAACAGCCTTCAAAATGTCTTTCAGACTGGAGATGGAGAGGTAGCATCTTGCACTAAGGGTATCTACGTCAGCAAGGAACCTCATCTCTTGGAAGACGGCGAAGGACATCAG ATTGCGTTGTTTCTCATGGACACGCAAGGAATGTTTGATTTCGAGGACAGTACGTCACATAGCAGTTTGATTGTCGGCTACAGTTTGATCTTGAGCTCTTTGCAGTTTTTTAATGTTCCTGGAAAGATCGACAAAAGTCACATCGAATTTTTATGC GGATTTTCTGAATTTGCACAATCCTTACAGGCTGAATCAGGAGGTCCTCCTTACCAG CATTTAGATTTTCTTATTCGAGATTATGAAAAGGACACATATCCCCTCGGAATCAATGGTGGGCAGAAATACATTGAAGATATCCTTGACAATTCGAACGAAAGATCCAAGGAGTTTAAAGCTTTGCAAAACTATCTtacaaaatttaataacaaGGTCACAGGCTTCATCTTACCACCTCCAGGTCTACCGGTGAAAAAATACAAAGGAAACCATGATCCGTGTAACGTGGGAg AAATCGAAGACATTTTCATGGAAAAAACTACGGAGTTGTTCCAACACTTTTGCTCACCAAACAacattatgacgaaacaaataGAAGGAGAAGTAGTGAACGGAAGAATGATTAACGACTTTGCATCCAAAATAGCCGAAAAAATTAAAGACGGTGAAGTGCAACTAGCCAAAGGTTATGTCGAG GGTGTTCATCATATGAAGATGCTTGATCTTGCACTGCAGCTCGAGAATTACTATTGGAAGGAGATGTGCTCTCATGTAAAA CGCCACCAATTGaagaataaaaaacaacaagaaataagcgaaaataattttgacaAAGAACACAAAGATCTTGCAGAGAAAGTGCTGGTTGATTACGACGAAACAGCTAAGCCAGGAGACGAAGAATTTCAGCAGGAATGGAGAAATAACGTGAAAGATGTTCTACAACAGTTGTATGAAATGCTAAAG GAGAAGATTTCGGCCGAAAATGAATTTATGAAGATCTTTGCGGAGTTTTCCAAACAACTGCAAAAG GGTGTACAGTTAAAAGGGAATGAAGCTCTAAAAAAGGCCGGAAAAACAGCCATGAAAAAAGCTTTGGAAAATAtagaaacaagcaaaaaaattcCACCCTGGTGCAAACGTGAGCTTCAAGAAAAACTGAATGAACAAGTACAATGGCTTTGCAAATACGTGAAgacgaaaaacaaaacaaatcgcATCATTTTTGGCCTAGCACTGGGAACATTGCTAACTGGGGCTGTTGCTGCTGGTATTGGCGCTGTGGCTGTTGGGGTGGCAGGAACGGCGAATGCTGCTTTTGCTGGGCCGACTCTCATCACTGTGGTTGCTGCTTCAAATGAAAATCTTTCCGAAAACATGAAGAAGCTTTACTCAAGTATTAAGCACGTCTTTGCAAAGGACGTCGGGTATAATTTGTTTGATGATATGTTAGACCTCGAGCCGGCCGCTGATGATGGGGGCAGTGAAACTGCATTTTCTGTGTCACTCAATATTGGCGGCAACCGCATCTTGTTCAGCCCCACCCAGTAA
- the LOC143472380 gene encoding atlastin-like isoform X1, whose amino-acid sequence MAADQVINLVNDAKGENGQTTIDIDALEQVFLGEHAIDNRVAIYSITGPFGSGKSFFLNLFHHYLHDHGLCQTPGHNHELLDRNSLQNVFQTGDGEVASCTKGIYVSKEPHLLEDGEGHQIALFLMDTQGMFDFEDSTSHSSLIVGYSLILSSLQFFNVPGKIDKSHIEFLCGFSEFAQSLQAESGGPPYQHLDFLIRDYEKDTYPLGINGGQKYIEDILDNSNERSKEFKALQNYLTKFNNKVTGFILPPPGLPVKKYKGNHDPCNVGEIEDIFMEKTTELFQHFCSPNNIMTKQIEGEVVNGRMINDFASKIAEKIKDGEVQLAKGYVEGVHHMKMLDLALQLENYYWKEMCSHVKRHQLKNKKQQEISENNFDKEHKDLAEKVLVDYDETAKPGDEEFQQEWRNNVKDVLQQLYEMLKEKISAENEFMKIFAEFSKQLQKGVQLKGNEALKKAGKTAMKKALENIETSKKIPPWCKRELQEKLNEQVQWLCKYVKTKNKTNRIIFGLALGTLLTGAVAAGIGAVAVGVAGTANAAFAGPTLITVVAASNENLSENMKKLYSSIKHVFAKDVGYNLFDDMLDLEPAADDGGSETAFSVSLNIGGNRILFSPTQ is encoded by the exons ATGGCAG CAGATCAAGTGATAAACCTTGTAAACGATGCGAAAGGAGAGAATGGACAAACAACAATCGACATCGATGCCTTGGAACAAGTTTTTCTCGGCGAGCATGCGATTGACAATCGGGTCGCAATTTACTCAATCACTGGGCCTTTCGGTTCAGGCAAGTCATTCTTTTTGAACCTGTTTCATCACTATCTTCATGATCACGGCTTGTGTCAG ACTCCTGGACACAATCATGAGTTGCTTGATAGAAACAGCCTTCAAAATGTCTTTCAGACTGGAGATGGAGAGGTAGCATCTTGCACTAAGGGTATCTACGTCAGCAAGGAACCTCATCTCTTGGAAGACGGCGAAGGACATCAG ATTGCGTTGTTTCTCATGGACACGCAAGGAATGTTTGATTTCGAGGACAGTACGTCACATAGCAGTTTGATTGTCGGCTACAGTTTGATCTTGAGCTCTTTGCAGTTTTTTAATGTTCCTGGAAAGATCGACAAAAGTCACATCGAATTTTTATGC GGATTTTCTGAATTTGCACAATCCTTACAGGCTGAATCAGGAGGTCCTCCTTACCAG CATTTAGATTTTCTTATTCGAGATTATGAAAAGGACACATATCCCCTCGGAATCAATGGTGGGCAGAAATACATTGAAGATATCCTTGACAATTCGAACGAAAGATCCAAGGAGTTTAAAGCTTTGCAAAACTATCTtacaaaatttaataacaaGGTCACAGGCTTCATCTTACCACCTCCAGGTCTACCGGTGAAAAAATACAAAGGAAACCATGATCCGTGTAACGTGGGAg AAATCGAAGACATTTTCATGGAAAAAACTACGGAGTTGTTCCAACACTTTTGCTCACCAAACAacattatgacgaaacaaataGAAGGAGAAGTAGTGAACGGAAGAATGATTAACGACTTTGCATCCAAAATAGCCGAAAAAATTAAAGACGGTGAAGTGCAACTAGCCAAAGGTTATGTCGAG GGTGTTCATCATATGAAGATGCTTGATCTTGCACTGCAGCTCGAGAATTACTATTGGAAGGAGATGTGCTCTCATGTAAAA CGCCACCAATTGaagaataaaaaacaacaagaaataagcgaaaataattttgacaAAGAACACAAAGATCTTGCAGAGAAAGTGCTGGTTGATTACGACGAAACAGCTAAGCCAGGAGACGAAGAATTTCAGCAGGAATGGAGAAATAACGTGAAAGATGTTCTACAACAGTTGTATGAAATGCTAAAG GAGAAGATTTCGGCCGAAAATGAATTTATGAAGATCTTTGCGGAGTTTTCCAAACAACTGCAAAAG GGTGTACAGTTAAAAGGGAATGAAGCTCTAAAAAAGGCCGGAAAAACAGCCATGAAAAAAGCTTTGGAAAATAtagaaacaagcaaaaaaattcCACCCTGGTGCAAACGTGAGCTTCAAGAAAAACTGAATGAACAAGTACAATGGCTTTGCAAATACGTGAAgacgaaaaacaaaacaaatcgcATCATTTTTGGCCTAGCACTGGGAACATTGCTAACTGGGGCTGTTGCTGCTGGTATTGGCGCTGTGGCTGTTGGGGTGGCAGGAACGGCGAATGCTGCTTTTGCTGGGCCGACTCTCATCACTGTGGTTGCTGCTTCAAATGAAAATCTTTCCGAAAACATGAAGAAGCTTTACTCAAGTATTAAGCACGTCTTTGCAAAGGACGTCGGGTATAATTTGTTTGATGATATGTTAGACCTCGAGCCGGCCGCTGATGATGGGGGCAGTGAAACTGCATTTTCTGTGTCACTCAATATTGGCGGCAACCGCATCTTGTTCAGCCCCACCCAGTAA
- the LOC143472380 gene encoding atlastin-like isoform X3 → MAADQVINLVNDAKGENGQTTIDIDALEQVFLGEHAIDNRVAIYSITGPFGSGKSFFLNLFHHYLHDHGLCQTPGHNHELLDRNSLQNVFQTGDGEVASCTKGIYVSKEPHLLEDGEGHQIALFLMDTQGMFDFEDSTSHSSLIVGYSLILSSLQFFNVPGKIDKSHIEFLCGFSEFAQSLQAESGGPPYQHLDFLIRDYEKDTYPLGINGGQKYIEDILDNSNERSKEFKALQNYLTKFNNKVTGFILPPPGLPVKKYKGNHDPCNVGEIEDIFMEKTTELFQHFCSPNNIMTKQIEGEVVNGRMINDFASKIAEKIKDGEVQLAKGYVEGVHHMKMLDLALQLENYYWKEMCSHVKRHQLKNKKQQEISENNFDKEHKDLAEKVLVDYDETAKPGDEEFQQEWRNNVKDVLQQLYEMLKKISAENEFMKIFAEFSKQLQKGVQLKGNEALKKAGKTAMKKALENIETSKKIPPWCKRELQEKLNEQVQWLCKYVKTKNKTNRIIFGLALGTLLTGAVAAGIGAVAVGVAGTANAAFAGPTLITVVAASNENLSENMKKLYSSIKHVFAKDVGYNLFDDMLDLEPAADDGGSETAFSVSLNIGGNRILFSPTQ, encoded by the exons ATGGCAG CAGATCAAGTGATAAACCTTGTAAACGATGCGAAAGGAGAGAATGGACAAACAACAATCGACATCGATGCCTTGGAACAAGTTTTTCTCGGCGAGCATGCGATTGACAATCGGGTCGCAATTTACTCAATCACTGGGCCTTTCGGTTCAGGCAAGTCATTCTTTTTGAACCTGTTTCATCACTATCTTCATGATCACGGCTTGTGTCAG ACTCCTGGACACAATCATGAGTTGCTTGATAGAAACAGCCTTCAAAATGTCTTTCAGACTGGAGATGGAGAGGTAGCATCTTGCACTAAGGGTATCTACGTCAGCAAGGAACCTCATCTCTTGGAAGACGGCGAAGGACATCAG ATTGCGTTGTTTCTCATGGACACGCAAGGAATGTTTGATTTCGAGGACAGTACGTCACATAGCAGTTTGATTGTCGGCTACAGTTTGATCTTGAGCTCTTTGCAGTTTTTTAATGTTCCTGGAAAGATCGACAAAAGTCACATCGAATTTTTATGC GGATTTTCTGAATTTGCACAATCCTTACAGGCTGAATCAGGAGGTCCTCCTTACCAG CATTTAGATTTTCTTATTCGAGATTATGAAAAGGACACATATCCCCTCGGAATCAATGGTGGGCAGAAATACATTGAAGATATCCTTGACAATTCGAACGAAAGATCCAAGGAGTTTAAAGCTTTGCAAAACTATCTtacaaaatttaataacaaGGTCACAGGCTTCATCTTACCACCTCCAGGTCTACCGGTGAAAAAATACAAAGGAAACCATGATCCGTGTAACGTGGGAg AAATCGAAGACATTTTCATGGAAAAAACTACGGAGTTGTTCCAACACTTTTGCTCACCAAACAacattatgacgaaacaaataGAAGGAGAAGTAGTGAACGGAAGAATGATTAACGACTTTGCATCCAAAATAGCCGAAAAAATTAAAGACGGTGAAGTGCAACTAGCCAAAGGTTATGTCGAG GGTGTTCATCATATGAAGATGCTTGATCTTGCACTGCAGCTCGAGAATTACTATTGGAAGGAGATGTGCTCTCATGTAAAA CGCCACCAATTGaagaataaaaaacaacaagaaataagcgaaaataattttgacaAAGAACACAAAGATCTTGCAGAGAAAGTGCTGGTTGATTACGACGAAACAGCTAAGCCAGGAGACGAAGAATTTCAGCAGGAATGGAGAAATAACGTGAAAGATGTTCTACAACAGTTGTATGAAATGCTAAAG AAGATTTCGGCCGAAAATGAATTTATGAAGATCTTTGCGGAGTTTTCCAAACAACTGCAAAAG GGTGTACAGTTAAAAGGGAATGAAGCTCTAAAAAAGGCCGGAAAAACAGCCATGAAAAAAGCTTTGGAAAATAtagaaacaagcaaaaaaattcCACCCTGGTGCAAACGTGAGCTTCAAGAAAAACTGAATGAACAAGTACAATGGCTTTGCAAATACGTGAAgacgaaaaacaaaacaaatcgcATCATTTTTGGCCTAGCACTGGGAACATTGCTAACTGGGGCTGTTGCTGCTGGTATTGGCGCTGTGGCTGTTGGGGTGGCAGGAACGGCGAATGCTGCTTTTGCTGGGCCGACTCTCATCACTGTGGTTGCTGCTTCAAATGAAAATCTTTCCGAAAACATGAAGAAGCTTTACTCAAGTATTAAGCACGTCTTTGCAAAGGACGTCGGGTATAATTTGTTTGATGATATGTTAGACCTCGAGCCGGCCGCTGATGATGGGGGCAGTGAAACTGCATTTTCTGTGTCACTCAATATTGGCGGCAACCGCATCTTGTTCAGCCCCACCCAGTAA